The nucleotide sequence attttaaaatagttaaaatataaatatattaataaaatttaatgttaTAGTTTGTTATAAtacttataaataatttagtatataaaattagcGTTATTGTtctaatataaataacattGTGTCAATGACTAAAACTGAAATATGTTAAATTTtggaaatatatagaactatatattaatgcaaagtatatataatcacaaatatataatttaaatatattgttattacgaaataatatatatgttataaaaCGCTATACTTTAAAACAATGAAACAAGGAAATTACTAATTGGTTTAAAGTATACCTCTTGAGTGCATTAATTATCTCATTGTAGTATACAGTTATGTATCATTAGTAacaacaataataatattaggttaatatattattttatttgatagACTACATGGatataaattcattatatatattattaaatgtatgattaaattataattgcATGCATACAagataaaatgaaatattataacatttatttaagTATGCTTTAATGCGATAATATTAGACTAACAGTACCaagcaaaataatattaataattatacagtttccttaaaatattattttccattATAGAACTAAATAtagtttattataaaatataaaagcaaactatatatttagaaaaataatagttctaagttatttttaatgattaATTTTAGTATATACATTAATTGAAAGTTTTAATGGCAGAAAATACAATTAAACTATTTAGAATAAGTAAATCTTATATGGCTATATTCTTGTCTTAAAAAAGCATACTTCCCTTATCTCTCCTATctaaaatgtaaatataacaatttaatTACGCATAGTTTTCTATTATACTTTAAATTTTGCATTAATACTTATTTGtgtgttatatatttaatatttctaagtatgattttaaaaaaaatctaCATTTAAAGACTTAAGTTTATAAATAGTATAACAAATACAGTTTCAGTGCTAATTGCCGTTTTAAACCGTGGAAAAGATgtgcaaaatatattataaaatcacCCAATACggcatatttttaaattgaagtacgtatgaataaaaataaagttattgaaaatgttaaaatataattggaatatatatatattaattaaaagtaatattataattatgtaaTTTGCATAGAAAATGGAACATTCAACTTAATTTGTAAATGTTGCAGTTTTAATAAAGTATTGGTATATAGTATTAgaaaaaactatataaatatttaatatattttaaaaaattactatttatatacttttaaggattatagtaataataacttttttaattttttatatttttgcagTATTTAAGTTTCAGGACATTGTTTATGTTCTATATTGAAGCATATGCATAAGAAAATATAGtttaaattcattataaaagtatattaatttttataataatgctCATATGAGTGTCGTTAAGGATAACaatttattcaaaattgtattatatatacatatgatAAAACATGTATTAAACACCCTAAAACAAGGTAATTTATCTAtcataacaaaaatataatattcttttagtaataatattatattattattacatattaattttaaattgaaattaataataaaaatatttttatctacAGATAATTGCTGTATATAGGGTTAAATAATTGTATTACCTAttttagtatatatataaatatgatatcCCCTTAACCTAGagattataaattatattccaTCATAATGAATGATGATCTAGTATATACACtttttgatattatatTACCTATAAACTTCAttaagttttattttaatatcattttcttaatacatatttttatctttttttttaaatggtTTCTTAGTGTCAAAAATTTGATCTTTTGAGGATGCATTTACCCGATGAATTAAGGGGAACCGCAAGatatgaatttaaaaaaattaataattacaAAAAGTATTGCCCTAGTGAAAACTGCAATACTGATCTcgaaaaaattacaattgGATTTTTATGGTTACTTGAACACTGCTATTCTATATCCAAAGATagaaattataatgaaaataatactaaTACATTTTTCCTATATATGATTTCATGGTTTAGTTACCAATTAAATCAAATCGCAGGGAACGGTTCCACCAAAATAAACGATTTTTATACTAATCATGTAATTAATAATCgtaaatatgataattttacaaatacTGCCTATAAATTTACAGAAATTAAGGAATTCATAAATGAACGAAAAAATTTGTtgaatattaatattaaagatatgtctaaattttatgatgCATTCAAATTAATATGTAGTATGTATGGTAATGTTGCAAAGAATGAAAAAGGCGGCATACTGTCAAATAATGCGAATGATTTTGTTAACAAATATACAGAACTTAAAGATGGCAGTAATATTGAAGGTACCCTACATAGTCAAATATTGTCTGCTTTATTAACTgattatgataatataaaaaagaaatgtaACAATATTCCATCCCTTCTAGAGACAAAAATAGAACAAACTACTGTAATAAAAtctgaaaataattttgaacaAACTTCTGCACAAACATCTAGAGTTACATCAAGTTCGCCGATAggaaacaaattatttatagttTTATCGATATTTGGTGCAATAGCATTTTTTTGGGGAATATCCTATAAGGTAAGTAATaaggaattaaaaaattatattcattatatatatgcaaacgCTAGCAAAAATATCACACGCTTCTTAACgttttatattagtattcGTTATTTGGATTTCGGAAACGAGCtcaaaaacaatatttaagagaaaaactaaaaaaataaagaagaaaatgaataattGACATAATATTCGAAGAGTAATGGCTATCTCaggaataataataatgattgaTATGTGTTAAGAAGTTGTCTATTTGgtcataattttatatagcTTTTATGTTGTTGATCAGGGTTGAGGTTGTGTTTATGGAACCCATATATGGGTTAGGgctaaatattatattatatttaattttttataatttgaaaactaattaaatatatacactaTGCCCATATGTTTAATATCGAAATGACGTCCAAATATGCACCCCAAAAGGGACATAAGTTAACATAAAAGGCGTTACATAACACATTTTCATaagttataatatatataaatgcgTGTTCATGCCAATTTAATatgattaaaataaaatgtctatattgcatatattaattaatattatgctatatcataattttcattatataaaacttGTTAACCCAGAGATATATTGGATTATGCATATCATAATATGTTTcatttgatgaaaatattatttagtaaaacttatgatttgtattatttattttgattcaaatcgtatttttataaccgaacagtataataattttatatatcagagtataattataattcgattcattttgaatattcatCTACattacaatatatattcatattaatgtatgtgtttttaaaattaattaaacaCATTACtaacatataataaataaccataaaatatagattcATAAATATCGATCGAGAATAGACAATATAACATAGtctataaaatattgcTATGCTTCTAACATATTTTGAAGTTTTAATTGTAGTTTCTATTCtctttttgtattttacatttttgttaaaaataattagtATTAATAGAAGTTgatttatatgttttaatttgtttatcataagatataataatagattAATCactattcatttttaaacattatagtttttttgtataaatatattatatttaaaattgttaaaaaataaaatataagtatattaataaagtttaatattatattttgttctaataattgtaaataatatgatagATAGAATgcgttattattatatgcctataattataaactagtaaaatattataccaATAACTAATactgaaatattttaaatttaggaaacatatacaattatatattaatccaaagtatataaaaaagtatgTAGTAATTAATTTGAActaacaatatttttattaggttatatatatacaaattcacaaatatataatttaaatatatcgttattacaaaataatatatgttttaaaatacttaatttaaaaactaTGAAACAaggaaatattataaattgatttaaagtatttttattaagcGCATTAATTATTCCGTTGTGCCATACAGTGATACAGCAGTAGCAATAATTATAGTAATAGCAGTAGATAAACGTATTAAATGCGAGCAGAtcattaaattaatttgatTCGAATACgttgatatatattaattatatatattattaaaggTATGATAAgattaaatgaaatattataacatttatttaagTATGCATTGATGCGATAATATTAGAATTAATACTACCaagcaaaataatattaataattttatagtttactcaaaaatatagtttttCATTTTGGATTTGAGTTAACTATTATAAAATGTGCagtataatattatttattaaaatataaaagcaaattatatatttagaaaagtaataattataagttgtttttaatttatacatTAATTGAAAGTTTTAatggtaaaaaatataaggtATAATTAAACTATGTAGAATAAGTAAATCTTATATGGCTGCATCCTTGTCTTAAAAAGCATACTTCCCTTATCTCTCCTCTCAAAGTGCAATATATCAACATAATACACATAGTTTTCTATTatactttaaaatttgtatcaatacttatttatgtgttaatatttaataagtattatttaaaaaaatgtatttagAGTCTTATTTAAGCttataaataacataataaatacgGTTTCAGTGATAATTGTCGTTTTAAACCATGGAAAAGATgtgcaaaaaatattacaaaattataaaataaggtatatttctaaattgaattatataggaataaagataaaattatgtatatgcaattaaaaaagggaaCAATGCAacttattttgtaaatgctataattttagaaaaaacaacattatatattataagaaacaagtatataaatatttaatatatttaaaaaaataactatttatatacttttaaggattatagtaataataggattttttattttttagattTATACAGTATTTAAGTTTCAGGGCATTGTTTATGTTCTATATTAAAGCATATGCATAAGAAAATATAGtttaaattcattataaaaatatattcatttttataataattctcATATGAGTGTTATTAaggataataatatatgcaaaattgtattatatatatacatgatAAAACATGTATTAAATACCCCCAAAACAAGATAATTTATCTAACTaccataaaattatatattgtcccatattatctttaaatttatattaagaataataaaaataattttatttacagAAAGTTGCTGCATATAGGGTTAAATAATTGTATTACCTAttttagtatatatataatatgatatCCCCTTAACCTAGAAactataaattatattcatcatAATGGATGATACTCTAGTatgtacatttttttatattatatttcctataaacttcattaatttttattttaatatcattttcttaacacatatttttatcattttttttaaatggtTTCTTAGTGTCAAAAATTTGATGTTTTGAGGTATTATTTAACAGATGAATTAGGGGGAACCGCAAAATTTgaatttaaacaaattacAAATTTCAAAAAGTACTGCCCTAGTGAAAACTGCAATACTGATCTcgaaaaaattacaattgGATTTTTATGGTTACTTGAACACTGCTATTCTATATCCAAAGATagaaattataatgaaaataatactaatacattttttctatatattattttatggtTAAGTTACAAATTAAATCAAATCACAGGCCTAAAGTTCACTAAAATAAACGATTTTTATACTAATCAAGTAAATAATAGTGGTAAATATAGTGAATTTATAAGTGATTCCAGTAAGTTTACAGATCTTAATGGATTCATAGATAAACAAAAAGAtttgttaaatattaatattgaaGATCTGtctaaattttatgatgCATCCAAATTAATATGTAGTATGTATGGTAAGATTGCACAGAATAAAACAGTTGACACACTGTTAAATGCTGCTAGTTTTGTTAGCAAATATAAAGAGCTCAATAACTATAATATTGAAGATACTGCACgtagtaaaatattttttgttttatcaactgattataataatttaaaaaatgaatgcAAAGGTGCTCAATGTAGAAATTTCCCAACCTTTCAGAGATAAACAAATCACAAAATACTACAAAAAGTCCTGAAAAAACATCTGCAACTAATTCTGTACAAACTTCTGAACAAAATTCTGAACTAATTTCTGCACAAACATCTGAAGTTACATCAAGTTCGTCGATAggaaacaaattatttacagTTTTATCGGTATTTGGTGCAatagcattttttttaggaaTTTCTTATaaggtaaataataaggaatttaaaaataattttcattatatatatggaaacgttaacaaaaaaatcataCGTTTACcgtttttatattagtattcGTTATTTGGATTTCGGAGGCGAGCtcaaaaacaatatttaagagaaaaaataaaaaatataaagaatagAATGAGccattaatatatgattaaaAGAGAGTGACTATTTCaggaataataataatgattaatatattttaag is from Plasmodium berghei ANKA genome assembly, chromosome: 14 and encodes:
- a CDS encoding BIR protein, translating into MNDDLCQKFDLLRMHLPDELRGTARYEFKKINNYKKYCPSENCNTDLEKITIGFLWLLEHCYSISKDRNYNENNTNTFFLYMISWFSYQLNQIAGNGSTKINDFYTNHVINNRKYDNFTNTAYKFTEIKEFINERKNLLNINIKDMSKFYDAFKLICSMYGNVAKNEKGGILSNNANDFVNKYTELKDGSNIEGTLHSQILSALLTDYDNIKKKCNNIPSLLETKIEQTTVIKSENNFEQTSAQTSRVTSSSPIGNKLFIVLSIFGAIAFFWGISYKYSLFGFRKRAQKQYLREKLKK